Proteins from a genomic interval of Bacteroides sp. AN502(2024):
- a CDS encoding porin family protein — MIKIKPFLIATLLLTGLALPATAQIGEARSNLSVGINGGVNLNSASFTPTIKQNSLMGITGGLTARYISEKYFAMICGAQVELNFSQRGWDQLFEMPGENGEMVKDPTQTYTRKMTYIDIPFLAHLAFGRDRGLQFFVHAGPQISFLIGESETISGVNMDQLSNTQKAVYGVKIQNKFDYGIAGGGGIELRTKKAGSFIVEGRYYFALSDFYSTTKKDYFARAAHGTITIKLTYLFDLKK; from the coding sequence ATGATAAAGATAAAACCATTTTTGATCGCAACGCTCCTATTGACAGGATTGGCCCTTCCCGCCACGGCTCAAATCGGGGAAGCACGAAGCAATTTATCAGTCGGCATCAATGGAGGTGTCAATTTAAACAGTGCTTCTTTTACCCCCACCATCAAACAAAATAGCTTGATGGGAATTACCGGAGGGTTGACCGCACGTTATATATCCGAAAAGTATTTTGCCATGATTTGTGGTGCACAGGTCGAATTAAATTTCTCGCAACGAGGCTGGGACCAATTGTTTGAGATGCCGGGAGAGAATGGAGAGATGGTGAAAGACCCTACTCAAACATACACCCGCAAAATGACATATATCGATATCCCTTTCCTCGCACACCTCGCTTTCGGACGAGATCGAGGATTACAATTTTTTGTTCATGCAGGGCCACAAATCAGCTTTCTCATCGGAGAGTCTGAAACGATTTCAGGTGTAAACATGGACCAGCTTTCCAACACACAAAAAGCCGTGTACGGAGTCAAGATCCAAAATAAATTCGACTATGGTATTGCCGGTGGCGGTGGTATAGAACTCAGAACAAAGAAAGCCGGTAGCTTCATCGTTGAAGGGCGCTACTACTTTGCCCTGTCTGATTTTTACAGTACTACAAAGAAAGATTATTTCGCCCGTGCAGCACATGGTACCATTACCATAAAGCTCACATACTTATTTGACTTGAAGAAATAA
- a CDS encoding DUF4293 domain-containing protein: MIQRIQTVYLLIVTGLLITAMCLPMGYFIDAMGEHPFKALGVELSGAVQSTWGLFGILMLSTIVAVATIFLYKNRMLQIRMTIFNSLLLVGYYVAFLAFYFALKNDENMFRIGWALCLPLVSIILNILAVRAIGRDEVMVKAADRLR, encoded by the coding sequence ATGATTCAACGAATTCAGACTGTTTATTTATTGATTGTCACAGGATTGCTGATTACAGCCATGTGTTTGCCGATGGGATACTTTATTGATGCCATGGGGGAGCATCCTTTTAAGGCGTTAGGGGTGGAACTAAGCGGTGCTGTTCAGTCTACATGGGGCTTATTCGGAATTCTGATGCTTAGCACCATCGTGGCTGTGGCTACCATCTTTTTGTATAAGAACCGTATGTTACAGATTCGCATGACAATTTTCAACAGCTTATTATTGGTAGGTTATTACGTTGCTTTTCTCGCTTTTTATTTTGCATTGAAGAATGATGAAAATATGTTCCGCATAGGCTGGGCGTTGTGTCTGCCACTTGTTTCTATCATCTTGAATATATTGGCTGTTCGTGCTATCGGACGGGATGAGGTAATGGTAAAGGCTGCGGATAGATTGAGATGA
- a CDS encoding DNA-directed RNA polymerase subunit omega encodes MDYKKTNAPATTVTRDMMDLCADTGNIYETVAIIGKRANQISVEIKNDLSKKLAEFASYNDNLEEVFENREQIEISRYYEKLPKPDLIATQEYIEGKIYYKNPAKEKEKLL; translated from the coding sequence ATGGACTACAAAAAAACGAATGCTCCTGCTACAACAGTAACCCGTGACATGATGGATCTCTGTGCTGATACAGGTAATATTTATGAAACAGTTGCCATTATCGGTAAGCGTGCTAATCAGATCAGTGTAGAAATCAAAAACGATCTTTCTAAGAAATTGGCAGAGTTTGCTTCTTACAATGACAATTTGGAAGAAGTGTTTGAAAATAGAGAGCAAATCGAAATTTCTCGTTATTATGAGAAATTACCGAAGCCGGACTTGATTGCTACGCAAGAATACATCGAAGGGAAGATATATTATAAGAATCCGGCTAAGGAGAAAGAAAAACTTCTGTAA
- a CDS encoding outer membrane protein assembly factor BamD translates to MKKNIIISLLAAATLTSCGEYNKLLKSTNYEYKYEAAKNYFAKGQYNRSATLLNELITIMKGTDKAEESLYMLGMSYYNQKDYQTAAQTFTTYFNTYPRGSFTELARFHAGKALFQDTPEPRLDQSSTYQAIQQLQMFMEYFPNSIRKQEAQDMIFALQDKLVLKELYSAKLYYNLGNYLGNNYESCVITAQNALKDYPYTDYREELSILVLRAKHEMAIYSVEDKKMDRYRETIDEYYAFKNEFPESKYLKEAEKIFNESQKVIKD, encoded by the coding sequence ATGAAGAAAAATATCATTATATCTTTGCTTGCGGCGGCTACCCTTACATCATGTGGGGAGTATAACAAATTGCTGAAAAGCACCAATTATGAATACAAGTACGAAGCCGCCAAAAACTATTTCGCGAAGGGACAGTACAACCGTTCGGCTACGTTGTTGAATGAGTTGATAACCATTATGAAAGGAACCGATAAAGCGGAAGAATCTTTGTATATGTTGGGAATGAGCTACTATAATCAGAAAGATTATCAGACAGCTGCCCAGACATTTACCACCTACTTCAACACCTATCCTCGTGGCTCTTTTACTGAACTGGCACGTTTCCATGCTGGTAAAGCTTTATTTCAGGACACTCCGGAACCACGTTTGGACCAGTCAAGCACTTATCAGGCTATCCAGCAGTTGCAGATGTTCATGGAATATTTCCCGAACAGCATCAGGAAACAGGAAGCACAGGATATGATTTTTGCTTTACAGGATAAACTGGTTTTGAAGGAGCTTTATTCAGCAAAGCTATATTATAATCTGGGTAATTATTTGGGGAATAACTATGAATCTTGTGTAATCACTGCTCAGAATGCATTGAAGGATTATCCTTATACTGATTATCGTGAAGAACTTTCCATTTTGGTTCTGCGTGCCAAACATGAAATGGCTATCTATAGCGTGGAAGACAAGAAAATGGATCGTTACCGCGAAACGATTGATGAGTATTATGCTTTTAAGAATGAGTTTCCGGAAAGTAAATATTTGAAAGAAGCCGAGAAGATATTCAATGAATCACAAAAAGTAATTAAAGACTAA
- the uvrB gene encoding excinuclease ABC subunit UvrB, whose product MNYELTSAYKPTGDQPEAIAQLTEGVLRGVPAQTLLGVTGSGKTFTIANVIANINKPTLILSHNKTLAAQLYSEFKGFFPNNAVEYYVSYYDYYQPEAYLPSSDTYIEKDLAINDEIDKLRLAATSALLSGRKDVIVVSSVSCIYGMGNPSDFYKNVIEIERGRTMDRNVFLRRLVDSLYVRNDIDLNRGNFRVKGDTVDICLAYTDNLLRVTFWGDEIDGIEEVNPITGVTIAPFDAYKIYPANLFMTTKEATLRAIHEIEDDLTKQVAFFESIGKEYEAKRLYERVTYDMEMIRELGHCSGIENYSRYFDGRAAGTRPYCLLDFFPDDFLIVIDESHVSVPQIRAMYGGDRARKVNLVEYGFRLPAAMDNRPLKFEEFQEMAKQVIYVSATPADYELIQSEGIVVEQVIRPTGLLDPVIEVRPSLNQIDDLMEEIQLRIEEEERVLVTTLTKRMAEELAEYLLNNQVRCNYIHSDIDTLERVKIMDDLRQGVYDVLIGVNLLREGLDLPEVSLVAILDADKEGFLRSHRSLTQTAGRAARNVNGKVIMYADKMTDSMKLTIDETNRRREKQLAYNEANGITPQQIKKARNLDVFGNANSEANEWQKEKHAYIEPDTPNIAADPVVQYMSKPQMEKSIERTRKLMQEAAKKLDFIEAAQYRDELLKLEDLMKEKWG is encoded by the coding sequence ATGAATTATGAACTAACATCAGCTTACAAACCTACCGGAGATCAGCCGGAAGCTATCGCACAGCTTACCGAAGGGGTACTCCGGGGAGTTCCCGCACAGACTTTATTGGGAGTGACCGGGTCGGGGAAAACATTTACCATAGCCAATGTGATTGCCAATATCAATAAACCTACCTTGATTTTGAGCCATAACAAAACACTGGCCGCCCAGCTCTACAGTGAGTTTAAAGGATTTTTCCCCAACAATGCGGTAGAATATTATGTTTCTTATTATGATTATTACCAGCCGGAAGCTTATCTACCGAGCAGTGATACATATATAGAAAAAGATCTCGCCATCAATGACGAAATAGACAAACTCCGGCTCGCCGCCACTTCCGCCCTGCTCTCCGGGCGAAAAGACGTGATAGTGGTTTCTTCCGTATCTTGCATTTACGGTATGGGAAATCCTTCAGACTTCTACAAAAATGTCATCGAAATAGAGCGGGGACGGACGATGGACCGCAATGTGTTTTTACGTCGCCTGGTAGACAGCTTGTATGTCCGCAATGATATTGACTTGAACCGTGGGAATTTCCGGGTCAAGGGGGATACGGTGGATATTTGTCTGGCTTATACCGACAACCTGCTGCGTGTCACCTTTTGGGGGGATGAGATTGACGGCATCGAAGAGGTAAACCCTATCACCGGAGTTACTATAGCCCCATTTGATGCCTACAAGATTTACCCGGCCAACCTGTTCATGACTACCAAAGAGGCTACTCTCCGTGCTATTCATGAAATAGAGGACGATCTGACCAAGCAAGTAGCTTTCTTCGAGTCTATCGGCAAAGAATACGAGGCCAAACGACTATATGAGCGAGTAACTTATGATATGGAGATGATCCGGGAATTGGGACATTGTTCCGGAATTGAAAACTACTCCCGTTATTTCGACGGTCGTGCTGCCGGTACTCGTCCTTATTGTTTGCTCGACTTCTTTCCGGATGATTTCCTGATCGTTATCGATGAAAGCCACGTAAGCGTACCTCAAATCCGTGCGATGTACGGAGGAGACCGTGCACGTAAAGTCAATCTGGTGGAATATGGGTTCCGATTGCCTGCGGCTATGGACAACCGTCCGTTGAAATTTGAAGAGTTTCAGGAGATGGCGAAACAGGTAATCTACGTCAGCGCCACACCGGCAGATTATGAATTGATTCAGTCAGAAGGTATCGTCGTAGAGCAGGTGATTCGTCCTACGGGTCTGCTCGATCCTGTCATCGAAGTGCGTCCGAGTCTTAATCAGATTGACGATTTAATGGAAGAGATCCAGCTCCGCATTGAAGAGGAAGAGCGCGTGCTCGTCACTACACTGACCAAACGAATGGCAGAAGAACTGGCAGAATATCTTCTTAATAATCAGGTAAGATGCAATTATATCCATAGCGATATCGATACATTGGAACGCGTGAAAATTATGGACGATCTCCGGCAAGGAGTCTATGACGTACTTATCGGAGTCAACCTGCTCCGCGAGGGACTCGACCTTCCGGAAGTGTCTCTCGTCGCTATCCTCGATGCAGACAAAGAAGGATTCCTCCGCTCCCACCGTTCGCTGACGCAAACGGCAGGACGTGCGGCCCGTAATGTGAACGGCAAAGTTATCATGTACGCCGACAAAATGACGGACAGCATGAAGTTGACCATCGACGAGACTAACCGCCGCCGTGAAAAACAGTTGGCATACAACGAAGCAAACGGCATTACTCCGCAACAAATCAAGAAGGCTAGAAATCTGGACGTATTCGGTAATGCAAACTCCGAAGCAAATGAATGGCAGAAAGAGAAACATGCTTATATTGAACCTGACACGCCCAATATCGCTGCCGATCCGGTGGTACAATATATGAGTAAACCGCAAATGGAAAAGAGTATCGAACGCACCCGTAAACTGATGCAGGAAGCAGCCAAGAAACTGGATTTTATTGAAGCCGCACAGTATCGTGACGAATTGCTGAAACTGGAGGATTTGATGAAAGAGAAATGGGGATAA